The Phaeodactylum tricornutum CCAP 1055/1 chromosome 6, whole genome shotgun sequence region TCGAGTCCATCCAGTGTCGTGAATCAAACCACATTTCAACTTTGGTTTGCGTTAAATATCTCGTTGTAGGATCAATCATCTCTTTCAAGTCGTGGCTTTAGAAAGCTTACAAAGCGTACCGAATTTTTGACTACTCGCAACCGAAACCTCTCTACATGCCCAATGCTCTCACCAGAATGCTGAAACGGATATCCTCTACCGTCACTGTTTGGGGCGGCCGTAGTCGACTGCACTCTAACTTCAAAGTCGTCCCCGATAAAATCCAGACAGCCAAACCTGTCACTTTTGTCGCGATAGGAGCCGGCAAAGATGCTTGGAATATTTACAAAGCCATCAACCGGGTGAATGCGTCCCAATCTCAAGTGCATCTTGTCTAACGTCATGCGGGCAAATGGAAATAATCGAAGACCGCCTCCGTAGAAGGGAGACGTCCCAGCCGCTAAAATGCCTGTCGTTCCTTCGTATAGTTTGGCTTCGCCACAGGGTCGGACCATGTCCCCACGACGATGGTCTACCCATACACAGTCGGGATCGTTACTTGTTAGCTCGACTCGAATATTGTGCTCCCCCCTTACCAAACActttggcaaagttttgACAACTAGAGCGACGCAGTACCCTGCCACTGAGCCCAGAAAATCACGCAAAATACCCGTTTTGTGTGACCAGGCTTTGATGTTCTTGAAATCATTCAGCATGAGTGAATCAAACCCGACTCCCGCAAAGAAGCACAGGTCTCCCCGTGGTGTTGGAACTTGGCCGTCCACGGGATGCGTAACTTCCATCATGGGCATCTCCACTACTTCAAAATCGTTGCTCTTCGGTAAAGTTCCCTGACCAACACGGCGCAGTGCATTCATGATGTGTTCGAGTCGTTTACGCTTCCGTCGTTTAGTGCCCCGTGCCAATCCACGCGAAAGGCGACACCCTATCACGGAACCGACCCCGTTGCCGGTACCGAGGGGAATGTATCCAATGAGTGGTAGTTTGCCCATAGCTTCGTCCACGTCTCCACCAATACTGTCGCAAAGATAGTTAATCATACTCGCTAGAGTGCCATCACCGCCAACGGGGACGACGAGCTTGTAGCTTTGCAAGTTTTGGACAATGTGGTCGGCTGCTTGCTTCGCTTCGACTTCGGTCGTCGTACAAAAGACGTGGGAGGTTCCAAAAATAGAGGCCGCGAGCGGTTCCAGATCCTTCGTGACGGACCGAGCATTTGTGTTGAGAATAATAGCAGTCGTGCCATCGCTAACATTTGTGGAAGCCTCGCCGTTTGTGTAAGGTTGAACTAGGGATGGGCCGATCCTGGGATTGGAGTTAATGTCGAGTCCGCTTCGTTCCGGACGGAACGAGGGGCTTTGTGGCTGCACACTGAAGCCATTCGCGACCACGCATTGTATCAgacacaacaacaaaagccGTCGATGTGGCATGGCGGGTCCGTCTCTAGATCAAATTTCTCTCGTGTCGATCTGATCGTGTTTGTTGCAGGCATTCGTATCCGCTCCCACAGAAAATTGTTCTACCATCAAAAATACAAACGAAATTTTGTGGCCGTGAAACAAGCGCCTCCCGCGAACGATAGAATGCCCTTCGTCTgcactgcgtctgtccttcGCAACCGGAGAAGAAGCGTACGTACACTTATGGATGTTACTATCCAATCTTTCCTCTTACGTGGCGTAGAATACGGAATGCGGAGTGTTTCGATGAACGGTATGATCAATGCTGATGGTATATATATTAACAGTCAAGCCTAATTGCCTTTGCATTTAAGACTTACAATCATGCGTAATTAATGAAAAATTATTTCAAACATTTGATCACTATTATCTTGCTTAAGGAGATAGAATTCAACGAAACTATAAAAACCTTCCCATCTTTTTGAACTGAAGGACATGAAAACAAATTGTTAGCAAAAGTCATTAACActgtttttccgaaaagAGTCACTGAAATTGTTGAGAAGCAAACAATTCACTGGAAAGTCGGTGTTTTCTCGAAAGGCGAAGTCGATCGGTATTCTTCCACAGATCTCCAAAGCTCGCACACTTGGCAGCTAGTCAGGCTAGCTACACGAACACTCAAGATATAACGGTCTTGAATATGTCTTGAATGTGTTTGTCGCGCAATCCCTACAATACACATGTTCATTGATTCCAATTATCGCTAAATGTTGAGCCACTGGTTCTTCCCACTGTGAAAAGTTGTTAACGCATCCAAACTACCAAAAACTGCTGTTTCCTTTACTTAAAAATAGTCCAGCCAGTCATGTCGGAACTATCCAGTGGCAATCCAAAATTGTATGCACGTCGCTCTCTCGACTACAGGCGATCAAGAAATTTCTCTAGGAATTTTCCTTCCCATGTGTAGCCGGTGAGCTGAACAGCAGTACGCCGGAAATATTCTGCGTTTCCTACCCGATTGGATTCAACCTTTGAGGAAAACGTCACGCGGAAGTGTCGTCGGACGAGGAGCTATGATGCCACGGTGTGGGCAGCTCATGAGATTGAACTTGTGGAAAGACTGTAGAATGAGCCCGCAACAGAAAAGTTGAACAAAAGTGCATAAACTTGTATTGTGCTAAACTTATTGATTGTGTAATATAAAGTCGCGTATACTGCTCATGTTCCATAGCCAAGGGCGGACCAAGGTATTCTTCCATGAGGCACCAGGCATTTGGTGGTACTGAAAGGTTTCTCCGTCGCAAAGTGAAACATGTTTCCTTATCCCAAAATCGCTGCTTAAGCAGCTCGTGGACCATCTGTGCACATGTCGACAGGGGGTTCCATGGCAGTCGGAAGCACCACGGGCTTTCGCCAGCACGGGAGACTAGCGTGGCGCAGAAAGACCGTGGAATCGTTTTGCGACTGTTCGAAGAATTCTTGCTTGGGAGATGAAGCCTCGATGTGTTTGCGTAGGATGTTGGTAGATTCGATCATCATTCCAGGGAACATGGTCGTGACATTTTTCCTATGGACAACAAATGAGTTGCGTCGCGTAGGCCGCCTTCGAGCTTCCGACTCGAAAGGTTGAGGGCTTTCTGCAGCtgaaagagctcccgcatCCTGTGCCAATTTGCTGGCATATTCCAGCATGGCTGCCATCTGGGCGTGTCGGCGCTCTCTGAAGGACGAACTACTTTTGCCTGTTGGGTCGTTTGTACCGGCACAGCAGGTGTCCAAAGACGCAGAATTTTGGTTATGGCGTATCAAAGGAGGTGGCATGGTGCTTGCTTCCGAAGTTTTCTGCTTCTTGTGGTTTAGATCCACAGATTCATCTCCGTAATAGTCTTCGTATGAGAGTTCACGTTTGCTGTCGTTCAAGCTATCATCGACATGGAGAGCATCAAGCGTGGACTCTACGCCGGTAACGTAAGCTTGGACGGGTTGTTCCGATGGTAGACTTTCCAACACGATGCTCATTGACGTTTCCATTATTGCAGTTCTCGTTGTTGGACGATAGCTGAAGCCAGTCGAAGTTGCTTTTTGCTTGCTTTGCGAAACAATAAGGTCTATCGTGTTTCACGAGCAACGAGTTTTCAGTTTGTAAACAGAGATCTCGAACCGGCCCGACCACTCTGGTTCATTAGTTTGAGGCTTGTTTGGTGGTGATCGGGCGTGAGTAGTAAAGTTGCTTGTTACATAGGCCTGGAAAATTGAACGAACAGGCACATGCCTTTTCCCTGGAAATACGATCCAACGGATAGTTCTATTTAGTCAACTGTTCGGCAGAAGTTCCCTTTAGGCTTGCTCGCGCCCGTCGACAGTCCTTAACGAAACCGTGAATTCGGACAGGCAACATGTCGGTAGAAGTATACCCAACGGAAATTCAGAAATCCTAATTAAACAAGGATTGAACGGTGTATGATAGACTATTGCGCCTAATACTGTTAGGGAATCAGACAAATCATATCCGTTCGAGTCTCGCTCTTtcattcttcttttctcCGCGTACCAAGCGTTCTAATTTTCTCACGTACGTTGGACAATTGGGTGAAATGAATCACATGTATCGGCTTAAGAGATTTGACTTGAGTCTGCGCGCCCAAAGAACCTGGTGAAGGATGGTAGCGAACATTCAACAATAGCCTCTGCATTTTCCTGATAATCCTGGCTTTCCTGAAAAAATTCACGAGACATTCGACAGCAATACTCCGATGCCTCTCCAACTCCTCTactcttgactgtgagtactcGCTTTCCAAACTATCTACTACAGACAAACGGCAAGACGAGGAAGCGCTCGCCTTTACCCATCCCACACTTCATGATTGCAAGCAACATTTCCAATAGCCTTCAAAAACCTCTAAACTTCAatttttgactttggctGCTAGTTTACTGCTGGAGGCactagaaaaggaaaagagatGTGGCATTCCATGAAATCGCCCTAGGAAGTATGGACCAACCTTTGGATTGAACGTTTACTTGATATTTTTGAATACCGAATGGACAATCCAGTCCTATCAGAATACTCGGACAAAAATCTAGAAAAGACGTGATCTTGCCGATCCGAAGTCATCTCAACcctttcttccttggctaCGATGTGTGAAGGAACCACAGAAATAAAATGAAAGTGACGACAAGACTGATAGTCGGAATTATTACTGGATCGACGGTAACATGTGCGTTGCTACCCACAAGTCCATTCTACCTCGTATCCGAACGTTGGACTCCATATCTGAAGCAAAGTCGGCCGTATTTGCTGGCTCCTGTGTTCGTGTCGTCTTCTCGGGGCCAAGAGGACACGATCAACGTAGCCCCGAATGGAACTCTCCATCgcacttcttcttctccacCTAGTACCACCGCTGTAAAACGCAAGTCTGGCTACCGAAAATCGGCCTACTATTTGTCTCGAGATGAGGATCGCTTGCAGCACAATTTCATTTCGTTCATCGACCACTCGGTGGGTTCACCCTATTCCCAAGTCGCGCGGCTCGTCGAGCCCCGCGTGTACGCCCGACCTGACCAGTTCCAACGAAATAACACGTATGTTTTGCCGACAATCGATGATGTGGCGCCGCCGGCATCGTTGTACGGACCATGGGCCAGTGCCTTGGCATGGAATGGACTCTTAGCCCGGGGCATTGTCGGAACTTTGGCCTATCTTTGTTTTCCCGTGCTTATCAGTTTTCTCCAAATAGTGACGAAAAACATGGACAACGATGCGTTAGTGTCTTTGGTCAATACCTTTCTACCAGGTGTGGCTATTGTTTTAGGTACCTATTTTTCGTTGACGTTGAGTATCCTCTATAATCGGTTCTCTCAGATTCAACAAACGGTCACGTCGGAGGCGAGTTTATTGGCGTTATGTTGCCGTAATCTCTTGGACATGTTGTGCAGCAATGACATTCGCAAGGATTGCGATAAGACTGCTGTCCAAGCCGCGCAGTGCATTGCCGATCAAGTGAGAACACTGGTGCGGGACAGTCGGGGCCGAGAAACCATGATGGTAATTTACAGCGACCCCTATACGCGCCTGTTGCAGATTGTAGCTGAATGTCGCAATGAGGGGATTAAATTGGATGAGGTGGGTGGGAATGACAAGCCACTATCTTGGTACTcgtattttgttggaaatcaCTTAAATATCTCTCACACACTCGTTCTGTCTACAGGCCCTGGTAGCAAACGTCCGGAGCAACGTTGCCGATTTATGTAAACTCCGTGCACATCGCATTAGTTACGAAGGCCTCGCGTTGGCCCCAACGCACTTTGACGTCATGACATTTTTATGCGGCTTGCTACTGACTGGTTACGCATTGGGAACTTTAGCCACGGCATGCCCGAACGATGGCACTCCTGCTGGCTTGGCCCAAGTTTTGTTCAGCGCCCTCGTTGTCTGTTACGTGCTCTTTTACGAAATGTGCTATGATTTGAACCGGCCGTTTGACGGGATATATCAATTGCGACGATCAGGAGCCGCAATGCACTTGTTACAGGTGAAGCTGATGATTGTCAATCATCCCGTTGTCGGCGATGGCAGAGTTGATTTTGAAGTGTTGGAGGATGAAGACGATTCGGACTTTCAACGCGAATACGACGAACGGTTCTGCGCCCGACGCAAGGCGAAGATTTGGTACAATTGAAAGTGGCAAAGCAACTAGGAAAATCGAGCTACTGTCCACTTTTTACTCCAGAACCCTTAACTATCGATACGGATCGTAACAGTGAATTCCCGTCGTTACCTTTGCGTCAACCGCTACCTGCATGGATTTTGCTGTGTTGGAGTAACTCCTGTAACAGATCTAAGTATAGCTAGGCCCCGACGGATGAGGCTGGCGGGAAACATAGAATTGTCTCTCTTCACTGTGAACTATGACTACATAGCGAAATGCGATCCATAGTTTTTTTTGAATTTGACCCTCGGGGGAAATTGAAGGCGCCGATGACGACAACCAAGAAACCCCAAATTACAAACGCTATAGTGTACATGAACATTCGTCTCGTAGTAAAATCGAGCGTTATCGACGTCCACGTCATACATCGGACAGCCCTACCTTTTGTTTTCCTCTGACGGCCTCTTGAGGTGCAAATCGACTCTGGTCGTAATATGCGTCTAGCGACTAGAATAAGGAGTTTGTATATATACTAGCGACAGCCTTGATTTCCGTGGACGTTTGGATTCCCGCACAAATTTTGGCTTCGGCGCTGTCACCGTCCTTGTCGAGAAGAGTCGGGGTTTGGCGTAGAGCTTTGTATCTCTCTCACAATGTTCGGATGAACGATCTAGAAGGATCGATTGACCGAAAAGCCCCTTATTCAGAGTATCAAGACTTCCCCTGTCTTTTCTCCGCTTTTCCGAAGCTCCAGGACGGAGCACAATCGTGTGCTTTTCCGTTGTTCCCAAGATGATTTGTTTGCTTCAACAACAGCCACGAGGGATGTTTGTTACGAGACTGCACAACAAAATCCTAAACAAATATTAATAGAAGCAAGCTCAAGTCTTGCTGCGGTAGTAAGCCAGAGTCGCATCCGCCTACTGGTCAGCTTTTTGGCAGCGTTGGTTGGTTTTCCGCAACGAGGCTGGACACTATCCGCCACATCCGTTTGGAAAACCACACGGCAAACGATTCTAAGAAAGCAATTCTGGAAGGGACTCGTTGCTGTTTTCCTTACCTTGCAATTCACGCAGTGGTTACGAGTCAAGAGTCGGCAACGCGTGGACGCCACGTCGGAATGGGAGCGGTACGCGCAGTACCCCGGGGCCCGCGGTCGAGCACTATTCTCCTTGTTGCTCGCCCAAATCCTTCCTCTCTATGTGTTGGCCAAGGTCACCCGTGGTGCACTGCAGAACAAAATACTTAAATACGGAGGCAACGTCCTCTCCGATGGTCTCCTACAGTTGGGACCGCTGTACATTAAACTCGGACAGATCATTTCAAGTCGGGAGAATATCCTACCCGACAGCTGGTACCGTGCTCTGGAACGCTTACAGGATCAAGTCCCAGCGCGGTCCGGAGCCAGGGCTATGGATTTGGCCTACGCGGCCTGGTCGGGCGACCAAGATTCCTTCGACGCAACCTTTACCGATTTTGACACGACGCCGTTGGCGGCCGCGAGTCTCGGCCAAGTGCATTTGGCCCGATACGGAAACGACACGGTCGCTATTAAACTACAGCGACCGTATTTACGTCAAATCTACGATCAAGACTTTGTGCTCTTAACCAAGGTAGCCTCGATTGTCGACTCGTTTGCCGGCAGCGCGGGCGTCGTGGGCGGTATTGAACAGAGTTGGACGCAGATCTTTGCCGACGCGGAAGACATTCTTTACCGCGAGATTGATTACCGCGACGAAGCGGACAATGGAATCCGTTTCTGCGATGATTTTGGCTTGGCCCTCGGTGGGCGGGTGAAAGATTCTAGTGCGAAGTCTCAGGATGGTCAGTTACTGCCGTCGGCGGCATCGTGGTTACGGGCTCCACACGTTTACGGGGATTTGTGTTCGGAGAAATTTCTCGTCATGGAGTTTGTTGAGAGCATCAAAATAACGAGTCAAACCAAGTTGAAGGAACAGGGCGTTACTTCCGCCGATCGAGAGTATTTGGCGGATTGCTTGGCACGGGCGTACCTACGGCAATTTTGCTGTAATCTGTTCTTTTCCACCGACCCGCATCCGGGCAATTTGGGTGTGGAGGTTTTGAATCGCGACGGCTCCCGTCCGGAAGAGCGGGTCCGGCTTGTTTTTTACGACTTCGGCCAAGCCGCCAAGCTGCAACCGGAACAGGCACAAGGCATTCTGGACGTTATGGAGGCGATTGTAGATATGGACGTGGACAAATCGGTCCGCGCCTTTCAGCAAATGGGTGTCCTCAAGGATACGGCCGATTTGGACATGGTCCGGGCTAAAGTCGCCGACAACTTCCGCACCGGCAAAGTCAAGGCGAACCGTCAAAAGTTGAAACGTGGTGGGTATAAATTTCAGCCTCCGGTACCGGGGAACGCCAAAAACGTAACCACCACGTCcaatacgacgacgaaagacTCGGAAATCATGAAATTTTTTACGCTACCAGCGGAATACGCGTTTGTCGCCCGCGCCTTGTCGCAAATGGACGGTGTCGGGAAGACGTTGGCGGCGGATTTTGATTTCGTGTCGTCTGGTGCTCCGTGGATTTACGAAATCAAGGGCGCGCAACGGTATTTACGTGACGAAGCGCAAAAGTGGTTCGAGGGTGTGCTGGGGATGGACGGGTCCGACGGGACCGTGTGGTGGCAACGGATACTACCCACGTACGTGGATTCGGACGAACGTGAACGTAAACGGGAAGAGCGCAACCGCCGGCGGAGCCGACGCAAACGATCCGGGCGTGGCAATGACTAGCGGGgggcggtggcggtggaaacGTACAATCGAACGAGCGCCAGGGTGGTATCCACTGCTACGTAACAGGTACGGTACGGAGTGTAAAGCAGTCCTAACCCTGATTTCTGGTAACGTCAAGAGCTACTTCTCGAGTCGTTACTCTACTTAGTCCTACAGTGAATCCGGTACGATGGATACCACGCCGTCCCGTGCCTTTTGTTGCAAGTTTCGTCGTAGCAGTGCGAATTCTTCCGGTGTGAGACTATCGTCCCCGTAATATCCTTGATCGGCTTCATCGTCCATAACGGACCGTAAGGTAACTTCAAAGATGAGAGTCCCACCGGCCAAGGCCACCATTTGATCGAGTATACTGTTGAGTTTCCGTCGATCCCACGGCAACGCCGGCATGGGTCCGAGTCCAGAATCGACGTAGCCGAGTTTGGGTGGCACGAGTATACGCCGGGTCCCACCAACCCGCATCCCGTGCAATCCTTCGTCCAGACCAGGAATGATTCGCCCGTTGCCGTGTTTGACGACGTAACCGTCGTCTCGATCGAACTGTTGGGGTTGATTGTTCCGGGCCGCCGCGGGTAGTTTGCCGTAGGCCGTGTAGGCAATGGAGAGGAGTTGTCCATACCGCGGCGTCGGACCGTCGCCGACGACCAAATCTAGGTACTTGAGACCGGAAGGGAGTTGGTAGACGGGTGTGAGTGAGGTAATGTCGGTCTCGGCCGCGACGACGGACGTGGCGACGCTCGCACTCGACGTGGCCCAGACAGTGGCGCATACGATACGTCGAGTGCGGTCGAGTGGAGCGTCGGGGGGCGGCGTTGTCGGGTCGTCATCGttggaggaagaggaggcGACGTGCACCGATCGTGGACTCGTAAGTGCGGAACGACGTAATGGAACAGCAACAGGTGTCCACGCATCGACGCGCCAGGGGCTTGCCGAAGTCAGTGTCGTCACCGTCCATCCGAAAACCAATCCGGTTACCGTCACTACGGCCAGCCTCGGCAGTATTCGTAATCGGATCGTCATGAAGGAGTAAGTGTACGGCAAGATGAGATTTTGGACGAATGGTCGAGGGGGTGATTCGCTCTGCCCAGAAAGTGTGTCCCTGGCGGGGTACTTATTACTGGGTCGAGAGTGT contains the following coding sequences:
- a CDS encoding predicted protein; the encoded protein is GLKYLDLVVGDGPTPRYGQLLSIAYTAYGKLPAAARNNQPQQFDRDDGYVVKHGNGRIIPGLDEGLHGMRVGGTRRILVPPKLGYVDSGLGPMPALP
- a CDS encoding predicted protein → MKVTTRLIVGIITGSTVTCALLPTSPFYLVSERWTPYLKQSRPYLLAPVFVSSSRGQEDTINVAPNGTLHRTSSSPPSTTAVKRKSGYRKSAYYLSRDEDRLQHNFISFIDHSVGSPYSQVARLVEPRVYARPDQFQRNNTYVLPTIDDVAPPASLYGPWASALAWNGLLARGIVGTLAYLCFPVLISFLQIVTKNMDNDALVSLVNTFLPGVAIVLGTYFSLTLSILYNRFSQIQQTVTSEASLLALCCRNLLDMLCSNDIRKDCDKTAVQAAQCIADQVRTLVRDSRGRETMMVIYSDPYTRLLQIVAECRNEGIKLDEALVANVRSNVADLCKLRAHRISYEGLALAPTHFDVMTFLCGLLLTGYALGTLATACPNDGTPAGLAQVLFSALVVCYVLFYEMCYDLNRPFDGIYQLRRSGAAMHLLQVKLMIVNHPVVGDGRVDFEVLEDEDDSDFQREYDERFCARRKAKICEMRSIVFFEFDPRGKLKAPMTTTKKPQITNAIVYMNIRLVVKSSVIDVHKDRLTEKPLIQSIKTSPVFSPLFRSSRTEHNRVLFRCSQDDLFASTTATRDVCYETAQQNPKQILIEASSSLAAVVSQSRIRLLVSFLAALVGFPQRGWTLSATSVWKTTRQTILRKQFWKGLVAVFLTLQFTQWLRVKSRQRVDATSEWERYAQYPGARGRALFSLLLAQILPLYVLAKVTRGALQNKILKYGGNVLSDGLLQLGPLYIKLGQIISSRENILPDSWYRALERLQDQVPARSGARAMDLAYAAWSGDQDSFDATFTDFDTTPLAAASLGQVHLARYGNDTVAIKLQRPYLRQIYDQDFVLLTKVASIVDSFAGSAGVVGGIEQSWTQIFADAEDILYREIDYRDEADNGIRFCDDFGLALGGRVKDSSAKSQDGQLLPSAASWLRAPHVYGDLCSEKFLVMEFVESIKITSQTKLKEQGVTSADREYLADCLARAYLRQFCCNLFFSTDPHPGNLGVEVLNRDGSRPEERVRLVFYDFGQAAKLQPEQAQGILDVMEAIVDMDVDKSVRAFQQMGVLKDTADLDMVRAKVADNFRTGKVKANRQKLKRDVGGGF
- a CDS encoding predicted protein is translated as MPHRRLLLLCLIQCVVANGFSVQPQSPSFRPERSGLDINSNPRIGPSLVQPYTNGEASTNVSDGTTAIILNTNARSVTKDLEPLAASIFGTSHVFCTTTEVEAKQAADHIVQNLQSYKLVVPVGGDGTLASMINYLCDSIGGDVDEAMGKLPLIGYIPLGTGNGVGSVIGCRLSRGLARGTKRRKRKRLEHIMNALRRVGQGTLPKSNDFEVVEMPMMEVTHPVDGQVPTPRGDLCFFAGVGFDSLMLNDFKNIKAWSHKTGILRDFLGSVAGYCVALVVKTLPKCLVRGEHNIRVELTSNDPDCVWVDHRRGDMVRPCGEAKLYEGTTGILAAGTSPFYGGGLRLFPFARMTLDKMHLRLGRIHPVDGFVNIPSIFAGSYRDKSDRFGCLDFIGDDFEVRVQSTTAAPNSDGRGYPFQHSGESIGHVERFRLRVVKNSVRFVSFLKPRLERDD
- a CDS encoding predicted protein encodes the protein METSMSIVLESLPSEQPVQAYVTGVESTLDALHVDDSLNDSKRELSYEDYYGDESVDLNHKKQKTSEASTMPPPLIRHNQNSASLDTCCAGTNDPTGKSSSSFRERRHAQMAAMLEYASKLAQDAGALSAAESPQPFESEARRRPTRRNSFVVHRKNVTTMFPGMMIESTNILRKHIEASSPKQEFFEQSQNDSTVFLRHASLPCWRKPVVLPTAMEPPVDMCTDGPRAA